One window from the genome of Palaemon carinicauda isolate YSFRI2023 chromosome 24, ASM3689809v2, whole genome shotgun sequence encodes:
- the LOC137617888 gene encoding LOW QUALITY PROTEIN: protein snail homolog Sna-like (The sequence of the model RefSeq protein was modified relative to this genomic sequence to represent the inferred CDS: inserted 1 base in 1 codon), with translation MAHLPGLKNYSHCPLKKRPLSFMTDPNTDDDQPQDLSIKRRRQNDNDSARPNETPTSACSISVSPIAAHPSRLPYPQVQTPPSPPRMTSLADFYLKLFHTTAVQQQQQQQHYEQHQGDLWHHHTPVVWPMSQSLPAHASAAVHSNHALATHSVLTSRLVSSPHPSEDRLASPGSTVSEDSGVGTETLSEDEIDVTGDSXQPRKSEASYTASGGEERHAARGEARYACNECRKSYSTYSGLSKHKQLHCVSLGNKSFACKHCDKVYTSLGALKMHIRTHTLPCKCPLCGKAFSRPWLLQGHIRTHTGEKPFQCSQCDRCFADRSNLRAHLQTHADIKKYACSTCHKTFSRVSLLNKHAEASCPARLQAHHQQPVLPNQELHRADYPVVNQS, from the exons ATGGCTCACTTGCCCGGACTTAAAAATTATTCGCATTGTCCCCTCAAAAAAAGACCGCTGTCATTTATGACCGACCCCAATACAG ATGACGACCAACCGCAAGACCTGAGTATCAAAAGACGCCGACAGAATGACAACGATTCCGCCCGCCCAAACGAAACGCCCACGAGTGCATGCAGCATCTCAGTTTCACCTATCGCCGCCCACCCGAGTCGCCTTCCCTACCCACAAGTCCAAACGCCGCCCAGCCCGCCCAGGATGACTTCCCTAGCAGATTTCTATTTGAAGCTTTTCCACACGACAGCtgtgcagcagcagcaacagcagcagcattaCGAACAGCATCAGGGGGATCTGTGGCACCATCACACGCCCGTCGTGTGGCCAATGTCCCAAAGTCTTCCCGCCCATGCATCAGCAGCCGTCCATTCTAATCACGCCCTTGCAACCCATTCGGTATTGACCTCCCGTCTCGTGTCATCTCCACACCCTTCAGAGGACCGCTTAGCCTCCCCAGGATCGACAGTGTCAGAAGACTCTGGTGTAGGCACAGAGACTTTGAGCGAGGACGAAATCGACGTTACAGGAGACT GACAGCCAAGGAAATCAGAGGCGTCCTACACAGCGTCTGGAGGCGAGGAAAGACATGCCGCCCGTGGAGAGGCCCGCTACGCCTGCAACGAATGCAGGAAGTCCTACTCCACCTACTCAGGCCTGAGCAAGCACAAGCAACTCCACTGCGTGTCACTGGGGAACAAGTCCTTCGCCTGCAAGCACTGCGACAAAGTCTACACTTCCCTGGGGGCGCTGAAGATGCACATCCGAACCCACACCCTGCCCTGCAAGTGTCCCCTGTGTGGAAAGGCCTTCTCGCGCCCTTGGCTGCTCCAGGGGCACATCAGAACCCACACGGGGGAGAAGCCCTTCCAGTGCTCGCAGTGTGACAGATGCTTCGCCGACAGGAGTAACCTTCGGGCTCACCTACAGACGCACGCTGACATCAAGAAGTACGCCTGCAGCACCTGCCACAAGACCTTCTCCAGAGTTTCCCTGCTGAATAAACATGCAGAGGCGTCCTGCCCTGCTAGACTGCAGGCTCATCATCAGCAGCCTGTACTTCCCAATCAGGAACTGCATAGAGCAGACTATCCAGTGGTTAATCAATCATGA
- the LOC137618477 gene encoding paraneoplastic antigen Ma6E-like: MGKVGEMAKVGGMGKVDEMCKVGEMTKVGEIGKVGEMAKVGDMGKVDEIGKVGEMAKVGEMGKVDEMAKVGGMCKLDEMGKVGEMAKVGGMGKVDEMCKVGEMTKVGEIGKVGEMAKVGGMCNLDEMGKVGEMGKVDEMCKVGEMTKVVEIVKVGEMAKVGDMGKVDEMGKVGEMAKVGEMGMVDKWLRRRNG; encoded by the coding sequence ATGGGTAAAGTAGGTGAAATGGCTAAAGTAGGTGGAATGGGTAAAGTAGATGAAATGTGTAAAGTAGGTGAAATGACTAAAGTAGGTGAAATTGGTAAAGTAGGTGAAATGGCTAAAGTAGGTGATATGGGTAAAGTAGATGAAATTGGTAAAGTAGGTGAAATGGCTAAAGTAGGTGAAATGGGTAAAGTAGATGAAATGGCTAAAGTAGGTGGAATGTGTAAATTAGATGAAATGGGTAAAGTAGGTGAAATGGCTAAAGTAGGTGGAATGGGTAAAGTAGATGAAATGTGTAAAGTAGGTGAAATGACTAAAGTAGGTGAAATTGGTAAAGTAGGTGAAATGGCTAAAGTAGGTGGAATGTGTAATTTAGATGAAATGGGTAAAGTAGGTGAAATGGGTAAAGTAGATGAAATGTGTAAAGTAGGTGAAATGACTAAAGTAGTTGAAATTGTAAAAGTAGGTGAAATGGCTAAAGTAGGTGATATGGGTAAAGTAGATGAAATGGGTAAAGTAGGTGAAATGGCTAAAGTAGGTGAAATGGGTATGGTGGATAAATGGTTAAGGAGAAGAAATGGTTAA